Proteins from a genomic interval of Schistocerca piceifrons isolate TAMUIC-IGC-003096 chromosome 3, iqSchPice1.1, whole genome shotgun sequence:
- the LOC124787678 gene encoding piggyBac transposable element-derived protein 4-like has product MYVVTHNVIFFLEDEIDDSLSSDEDENDVEGVASNPAAVPYPKDSEWTAVDTYRPLPVNTTPRQILVDIDESSSVLDCSKVFLTDSDVNELKRQTNLYASQTIQKKRRGNNLKPHSVLSSWKPVTISEMRRFLGIIFHMCVSKKPKIADHWSTNPVLSCNFCPHVMSRLRFTQILSCLHLVDNSNQKKPGEDGFHPLYKVLPYYNNLKERCIQAYRPSEKVTIDEGICPFRGRVSFRVYMQNKPHKYGLKVYAVAEASSGYVVNFEVYAGKHIVDNSSSAVILRLLSDSSLLNKGHTVYLDRFYSSPELFQQLAEKGTGAVGTVNKSRKGLPKDLVSAKLKKGEMSFRRKDNVLAMKWKDKRDVYTLSTRHQATFGTHTKRNGSVVLKPLQVLDYNLNKIGVDIGDQRLQYNPFQHRTVKWWRKLYFHLLLMGVSNAFWLYNAVHRKKITITDFITVLAVQLVEDDTLEFIPRNEGTVGRLTKRHFLQHIPATTKKYAARVCHVCSSRSKKQSGKASRKETRYECEQCGVALCLEPCFKIFHTKKQYDSV; this is encoded by the coding sequence atgtatgtagttacacataatgtgatattctttttagaagacgagattgatgacagtttgtcttcagatgaagacgagaatgatgttgaaggtgttgcttcaaatccagcagctgtgccgtatccgaaagacagtgagtggactgcagttgacacctaccgacctctgcctgtcaacacgacacccaggcagatactagtggatattgatgagtcgagttctgtactggattgcagtaaagtgttccttactgacagtgacgtaaatgaactcaagagacagacaaatttgtatgcatcacagacaatacagaagaaaagaagaggaaataatctgaagccccattcagttttgagttcgtggaagccagtgactataagtgagatgaggcgtttcttgggtattattttccacatgtgtgtttcgaaaaagcccaaaattgcggaccattggagcactaatcctgttcttagttgtaacttttgtccccatgtcatgagccgtttgcgtttcactcagatactgtcatgcttgcatcttgttgacaattcaaatcagaaaaaaccaggcgaagatggatttcatccactttacaaagttttgccatattataataatttgaaggagcgatgtatccaggcatatcgtccctcagaaaaagtgacaattgatgaaggaatttgcccatttcgaggtcgtgtgagtttccgtgtttacatgcaaaataagcctcataagtatggactgaaagtatatgctgttgctgaagccagtagtggctatgttgtaaattttgaagtttatgctggtaagcatattgttgacaattcttcgtctgcggttattttgcgattgttgtctgacagcagcttgctgaacaaaggccacactgtgtatttagatcgattttattccagtccagagctatttcagcaactggcagagaaaggcactggagctgttggtactgtgaacaaatccaggaaaggattgcctaaagatttagtatctgctaagctgaaaaagggcgaaatgtcttttcggcgtaaagataatgtattggcaatgaagtggaaagataagagagatgtgtatacattgtctacaaggcatcaagcaacatttggtacgcatactaagagaaatgggtctgtagtattgaaaccacttcaggtacttgattacaacctcaataaaattggagtggatattggagaccaacgcctgcagtacaatccgttccagcacagaactgtgaaatggtggcgaaaattatatttccatttgctgcttatgggagtatcaaatgcattttggctgtacaatgcagtgcacaggaagaaaattacaataacagactttataacagtgcttgcagttcagcttgttgaagacgacacacttgaattcattccaagaaatgaaggaactgtaggtcggctaacaaagagacattttttgcagcacatacctgcaactactaagaagtatgctgctcgtgtgtgtcacgtgtgcagttccaggagcaagaaacagagtggcaaggcttctcgcaaagagacacgatacgaatgtgaacagtgtggcgttgcactctgcctggaaccttgctttaaaattttccacactaaaaaacaatatgattctgtgtga